A window of the Motilibacter rhizosphaerae genome harbors these coding sequences:
- a CDS encoding DUF4230 domain-containing protein: protein MALPAASPVSAPRRLARGLTVLVAAVVLVLAGKGVGLLDLKLPFSATHTDNSGPALMKSLRDLKDFHGATAQYQQVVDIDNGYRYVPGFIAGESTTFLATGTVDGVVDFSHLGADAVTVSGKQVTITLPAPQLGPARLDAAQSKVLSRSRGVVDRVESVVGDGSSDTEYWKAGQQKIAAAAASDPSILQRTEDSTRATLSALVHSLGYDSVSVVFAPAQQ, encoded by the coding sequence TTGGCGCTTCCCGCCGCCTCCCCGGTCTCTGCTCCCCGCCGCCTCGCCCGTGGCCTGACCGTGCTCGTCGCCGCTGTCGTGCTCGTGCTCGCCGGCAAGGGCGTGGGCCTGCTCGACCTCAAGCTGCCGTTCTCCGCGACGCACACGGACAACAGCGGCCCGGCGCTGATGAAGTCGCTGCGCGACCTCAAGGACTTCCACGGCGCGACCGCGCAGTACCAGCAGGTCGTCGACATCGACAACGGCTACCGCTACGTCCCGGGCTTCATCGCCGGTGAGTCCACGACGTTCCTCGCGACCGGGACCGTGGACGGCGTGGTCGACTTCTCGCACCTCGGCGCCGACGCCGTCACCGTGAGCGGCAAGCAGGTGACGATCACCCTGCCGGCGCCGCAGCTCGGCCCGGCACGACTCGACGCCGCGCAGAGCAAGGTCCTCTCGCGCAGCCGCGGCGTGGTCGACCGCGTCGAGTCCGTCGTCGGCGACGGCTCGAGCGACACGGAGTACTGGAAGGCGGGCCAGCAGAAGATCGCGGCGGCCGCGGCGAGCGACCCCAGCATCCTGCAGCGCACCGAGGACAGCACCCGCGCCACGCTCAGCGCGCTCGTGCACTCGCTCGGCTACGACTCCGTCTCGGTGGTCTTCGCCCCCGCGCAGCAGTGA
- a CDS encoding FMN-dependent NADH-azoreductase, whose product MTLFRLDASIRGPQSVTRAVADTAEQAYLRSSGDEHVVRRDLGAHPLPSDAWAAAVGARWTPEPEWSDETRSAVRLATSLADEVAAADAYVFALPLYNWGVDAHVKAWLDLLLTDPRFAPGSTPVTTGRPAALVVARGGAYGEGTPKFGWDHATPWYRRVLGDVLGLDLHVSEVELTLAEVNPAMAAFVDQARENARRGHELAEAHGAEVAAKAGTAERLAG is encoded by the coding sequence ATGACCCTGTTCCGCCTCGACGCCAGCATCCGCGGCCCCCAGTCCGTGACCCGCGCGGTCGCCGACACCGCCGAGCAGGCGTACCTGCGCTCCTCGGGCGACGAGCACGTCGTCCGGCGCGACCTCGGCGCCCACCCGCTGCCCTCCGACGCGTGGGCCGCCGCGGTCGGCGCGCGCTGGACGCCGGAGCCGGAGTGGAGCGACGAGACCCGCTCCGCCGTTCGGCTCGCCACCTCCCTCGCCGACGAGGTGGCCGCGGCGGACGCGTACGTGTTCGCGCTCCCGCTCTACAACTGGGGCGTCGACGCGCACGTCAAGGCGTGGCTCGACCTGCTCCTCACCGACCCGCGCTTCGCCCCGGGCTCGACCCCCGTGACCACCGGCCGCCCGGCCGCGCTCGTCGTCGCCCGCGGCGGCGCGTACGGCGAGGGCACCCCCAAGTTCGGCTGGGACCACGCCACGCCGTGGTACCGCCGTGTGCTCGGCGACGTGCTCGGCCTCGACCTGCACGTCAGCGAGGTCGAGCTCACGCTCGCCGAGGTCAACCCGGCGATGGCGGCGTTCGTCGACCAGGCCCGGGAGAACGCGCGCCGCGGGCACGAGCTGGCCGAGGCGCACGGCGCCGAGGTCGCCGCGAAGGCCGGCACGGCGGAGCGCCTCGCCGGCTGA
- a CDS encoding AlkA N-terminal domain-containing protein codes for MDEDDERRYRAVQAKDPRFDGWFFTAVTSTGIYCRPSCPALTPRRDNVRFLPSAAAAQAAGFRACKRCRPDASPGSPEWDVRADLVARAMRLLRDGVVDRDGVPGLAARLGYSTRQVERALQEELGAGPLALARAQRAQTARLLLETTALPITDVALAAGFGSVRQFNDTVREVFAMPPGELRRRARTAPAAAGALALRLPYRAPLHPDNLFGHLVATAVPGVEEWRDGAYRRTLRLPHGSGVVALAPADGHVACELVLSDLRDLQTAISRCRHLLDLDADPVAVDGALAGDPVLAPLVAAAPGRRVPRTVDPDELAVRAVLGQQVSTAAARTHAARLVRAHGTPVADPVGGLSALFPSAAELAALDPESLALPRARRRALVGLVAALADGEVRLDPGSDWGSARAGLLALPGIGPWTTEVVAMRGLGDPDAFLAGDLGVRLAAEGLGLPSSPSGLTARAAAWRPWRAYAVQHLWGTSEHPVNVLPTSA; via the coding sequence GTGGACGAGGACGACGAGCGCCGCTACCGGGCGGTGCAGGCGAAGGACCCGCGCTTCGACGGCTGGTTCTTCACGGCCGTCACCTCGACGGGGATCTACTGCCGGCCCTCCTGCCCGGCGCTGACGCCCCGGCGCGACAACGTGCGCTTCCTGCCGAGCGCGGCCGCGGCCCAGGCGGCGGGCTTCCGCGCCTGCAAGCGGTGCCGCCCGGACGCCTCGCCGGGCTCACCCGAGTGGGACGTGCGCGCCGACCTCGTGGCCCGGGCGATGCGGCTGCTGCGCGACGGGGTCGTGGACCGCGACGGCGTCCCCGGGCTGGCGGCCCGGCTCGGCTACAGCACCCGGCAGGTCGAGCGGGCGCTGCAGGAGGAGCTCGGCGCCGGGCCGCTCGCGCTCGCGCGGGCCCAGCGGGCGCAGACCGCGCGGCTGCTGCTCGAGACGACCGCGCTGCCCATCACCGACGTGGCGCTGGCGGCGGGGTTCGGCAGCGTGCGGCAGTTCAACGACACGGTCCGCGAGGTGTTCGCGATGCCGCCCGGCGAGCTGCGCCGGCGGGCGCGGACGGCGCCAGCGGCCGCGGGCGCGCTGGCGCTCCGGCTGCCCTACCGCGCGCCGCTCCACCCCGACAACCTCTTCGGCCACCTCGTCGCGACGGCCGTGCCGGGCGTCGAGGAGTGGCGGGACGGGGCCTACCGGCGGACGCTGCGGCTCCCGCACGGCAGCGGCGTCGTCGCGCTGGCTCCCGCCGACGGCCACGTCGCCTGCGAGCTCGTCCTCTCCGACCTGCGCGACCTGCAGACGGCCATCAGCCGCTGCCGCCACCTGCTCGACCTCGACGCCGACCCGGTGGCCGTCGACGGCGCGCTGGCGGGGGACCCGGTGCTCGCGCCGCTCGTCGCGGCCGCGCCGGGACGGAGGGTGCCGCGCACGGTGGACCCCGACGAGCTCGCCGTGCGGGCCGTGCTCGGGCAGCAGGTGTCGACGGCGGCGGCCCGGACGCACGCCGCCCGGCTGGTCCGCGCGCACGGTACGCCGGTCGCCGACCCGGTCGGGGGCCTGAGCGCGCTGTTCCCGTCGGCGGCCGAGCTCGCGGCCCTCGACCCGGAGTCGCTGGCCCTGCCGCGCGCCCGGCGGCGGGCCCTCGTGGGCCTCGTCGCGGCGCTCGCCGACGGGGAGGTCCGCCTGGACCCGGGCAGCGACTGGGGCTCCGCCAGGGCGGGGCTGCTCGCCCTGCCGGGCATCGGCCCGTGGACGACCGAGGTCGTCGCCATGCGCGGCCTCGGTGACCCCGACGCCTTCCTCGCCGGCGACCTCGGCGTCCGCCTCGCGGCCGAGGGGCTGGGACTTCCCTCGTCGCCGAGTGGGCTGACGGCGCGGGCGGCCGCCTGGCGCCCTTGGCGGGCGTACGCCGTCCAGCACCTGTGGGGCACCAGCGAGCACCCCGTCAACGTCCTTCCGACCAGCGCGTGA
- a CDS encoding SDR family oxidoreductase, with protein MKTWFITGTSRGFGREWAEAALQRGDRVAATARDASSLKDLEEQYGDAVLARALDVTDPTAVRTVVDEAARHFGRLDVVVNNAGYGQFGMLEELSEDELRAQIETNVFGALWVTQAALPHLREQRGGHILQVSSIGGISAFPGLGAYHASKWALEGFSQALAQEVADFGIKVTLIEPGGFSTDWGGASAKHAQQLAAYDEVRAKVAEQRKQRVAEPGDPKASAAAVLALVDSEEPPLRVFFGKAPLGIATADYERRLAGWREWQWLAEQAQG; from the coding sequence GTGAAGACGTGGTTCATCACCGGGACGTCGCGCGGCTTCGGCCGCGAGTGGGCAGAGGCCGCGCTGCAGCGCGGCGACAGGGTCGCGGCGACCGCGCGCGACGCGAGCTCGCTCAAGGACCTCGAGGAGCAGTACGGCGACGCCGTCCTCGCCCGCGCGCTGGACGTGACCGACCCGACGGCCGTCCGCACCGTGGTCGACGAGGCGGCGCGGCACTTCGGCCGCCTCGACGTCGTGGTCAACAACGCGGGCTACGGCCAGTTCGGCATGCTCGAGGAGCTCAGCGAGGACGAGCTGCGGGCGCAGATCGAGACCAACGTCTTCGGTGCCCTCTGGGTGACGCAGGCGGCCCTGCCGCACCTGCGGGAGCAGCGAGGGGGCCACATCCTGCAGGTCTCCAGCATCGGCGGCATCTCCGCGTTCCCCGGGCTCGGCGCGTACCACGCGTCGAAGTGGGCCCTGGAGGGCTTCAGCCAGGCGCTGGCGCAGGAGGTCGCCGACTTCGGCATCAAGGTCACCCTCATCGAGCCGGGCGGCTTCAGCACCGACTGGGGCGGCGCCTCCGCGAAGCACGCCCAGCAGCTGGCGGCCTACGACGAGGTGCGCGCCAAGGTGGCCGAGCAGCGCAAGCAGCGCGTGGCCGAGCCGGGCGACCCGAAGGCCTCCGCTGCCGCCGTCCTCGCCCTCGTCGACAGCGAAGAGCCTCCCCTGCGCGTCTTCTTCGGCAAGGCCCCGCTCGGCATCGCGACCGCGGACTACGAGCGGCGGCTCGCCGGCTGGCGCGAGTGGCAGTGGCTCGCGGAGCAGGCGCAGGGGTAG
- a CDS encoding methylated-DNA--[protein]-cysteine S-methyltransferase, producing the protein MQRTTYVESPVGRLRLVGDDGALVSLHMEDQRHAAPHELVDDDGPAGFEAVVEQLAAYFAGELRAFDVVLAPRGTPFQQRVWAVLREIPFGQTMSYGEIALALGQPTASRAVGLANGRNPVGIIVPCHRVIGAGGKLVGYAGGLTRKQFLLEHERRHSEELLPFG; encoded by the coding sequence ATGCAGCGCACCACGTACGTCGAGAGTCCCGTCGGCCGGCTGAGGCTCGTCGGCGATGACGGCGCCCTCGTCAGCCTCCACATGGAGGACCAGCGCCACGCCGCCCCGCACGAGCTCGTCGACGACGACGGACCCGCTGGCTTCGAAGCGGTCGTCGAGCAGCTCGCCGCGTACTTCGCCGGGGAGCTGCGGGCCTTCGACGTCGTGCTCGCCCCGCGAGGAACGCCCTTCCAGCAGCGGGTCTGGGCGGTGCTCCGCGAGATCCCCTTCGGGCAGACCATGTCCTACGGCGAGATCGCGCTCGCCCTCGGCCAGCCGACCGCCTCCCGGGCGGTCGGGCTGGCGAACGGACGCAACCCCGTCGGCATCATCGTGCCGTGCCACCGGGTGATCGGGGCCGGGGGCAAGCTGGTCGGCTACGCGGGAGGCCTGACGCGCAAGCAGTTCCTGCTCGAGCACGAGCGCCGGCACAGCGAGGAGCTGCTGCCGTTCGGCTAG
- a CDS encoding P-loop NTPase family protein, which translates to MGEGAPAVLPAVEHLRAAVAGTALPLGDAAGASARRLRQELLDQLDDYVLPRLRDLDAPLLCVVGGSTGAGKSTLVNSLLRATVTAPGVLRPTTRSAVLAHAPVDRDAFTGERILPGLARQSAAPGAAPAGDPRSLTLVASDRVPEGLALLDAPDIDSVVRENRELAGQLLAAADLWVFVTTAARYADAVPWALLQEASERSAALAVVLDRVPAGAASEIRPHLQQMLAEHGLAGAPVFTVDEVPLVEGLLPVEVVAPLADWLHGLARDAAARAELVQRTLAGVLATYPVRVGALADASDESERALAGLRTEARAAYAEAADRVDTALEDGSVLRGEVLARWQEVVGTGELLRHLESRMGRLRDRVVSTVRGRPAPDERLGVALESGVETLVREAADAAAERTVARWLQRPGGRDLLGERTGTLARSTPGLAGASGRLVRDWQGAVLDLVRSEGAGRRASARALSYGVNGAALVVMVAVFASTGGLTGGELLVAGGASALGQKVLEALLGDEAVRRLAATARADLSRRVGALLEQEERRFTELLDALPSGTPSAELRAASEDVRRW; encoded by the coding sequence ATGGGCGAGGGGGCCCCCGCGGTCCTCCCCGCGGTCGAGCACTTGCGAGCCGCGGTCGCGGGCACCGCGCTCCCCCTGGGTGACGCTGCCGGTGCGTCCGCCCGGCGCCTGCGCCAGGAGCTCCTCGACCAGCTCGACGACTACGTCCTCCCGCGGCTGCGCGACCTCGACGCCCCGCTGCTCTGCGTCGTCGGAGGCTCCACCGGCGCCGGCAAGTCCACGCTCGTGAACTCCCTGCTGCGCGCGACGGTCACCGCGCCCGGCGTGCTCCGCCCGACGACCCGCTCCGCGGTCCTCGCCCACGCCCCCGTCGACCGCGACGCCTTCACCGGCGAGCGCATCCTGCCCGGGCTCGCCCGGCAGAGCGCCGCACCCGGCGCCGCCCCCGCCGGTGACCCGCGGTCGCTGACGCTGGTCGCGAGCGACCGCGTACCCGAGGGCCTCGCGCTGCTCGACGCCCCCGACATCGACAGCGTCGTCCGCGAGAACCGCGAGCTCGCCGGTCAGCTGCTCGCCGCGGCCGACCTCTGGGTGTTCGTGACGACCGCCGCGAGGTACGCCGACGCCGTGCCGTGGGCGCTCCTCCAGGAGGCCAGCGAGCGCAGCGCGGCGCTGGCGGTCGTGCTCGACCGCGTACCTGCTGGGGCTGCGAGCGAGATCCGCCCGCACCTGCAGCAGATGCTCGCCGAGCACGGGCTCGCCGGCGCGCCGGTGTTCACCGTCGACGAGGTCCCGCTCGTCGAGGGGCTGCTGCCGGTCGAGGTCGTCGCCCCGCTCGCCGACTGGCTCCACGGCCTGGCCCGCGACGCCGCCGCCCGCGCCGAGCTCGTGCAGCGCACGCTCGCGGGAGTGCTGGCGACGTACCCGGTGCGGGTGGGGGCGCTCGCCGACGCCTCCGACGAGTCCGAGCGCGCGCTCGCGGGCCTGCGCACGGAGGCCCGGGCGGCGTACGCGGAGGCCGCCGACCGCGTCGACACCGCCCTCGAGGACGGCTCCGTGCTGCGCGGCGAGGTGCTCGCCCGCTGGCAGGAGGTCGTCGGGACGGGCGAGCTGCTGCGTCACCTCGAGTCGCGGATGGGGCGGCTGCGCGACCGGGTCGTCAGCACCGTGCGCGGGCGGCCCGCACCCGACGAGCGGCTCGGCGTCGCGCTCGAGTCGGGCGTCGAGACCCTCGTCCGGGAAGCGGCTGACGCTGCAGCGGAGCGGACCGTCGCGCGCTGGCTGCAGCGGCCCGGCGGCCGTGACCTGCTCGGGGAGCGCACCGGGACCCTCGCCCGCTCGACGCCTGGTCTGGCCGGCGCGAGCGGTCGCCTCGTGCGCGACTGGCAGGGCGCGGTCCTCGACCTGGTGCGCTCCGAGGGCGCCGGCCGGCGGGCGTCGGCACGGGCGCTGTCGTACGGCGTCAACGGCGCCGCCCTCGTCGTCATGGTCGCTGTGTTCGCCAGCACCGGCGGGCTGACCGGCGGCGAGCTGCTCGTCGCCGGGGGTGCCTCGGCGCTCGGGCAGAAGGTGCTGGAGGCGCTGCTCGGTGACGAGGCCGTACGCCGCCTGGCCGCCACCGCCCGCGCCGACCTCTCCCGGCGGGTGGGCGCGCTGCTCGAGCAGGAGGAGCGGCGGTTCACCGAGCTGCTCGACGCGCTGCCCTCGGGCACGCCGTCGGCGGAGCTGCGCGCGGCGAGCGAGGACGTGCGCCGGTGGTGA
- a CDS encoding MarR family winged helix-turn-helix transcriptional regulator, which yields MTTTEPSAAVRRDLGSALGVVLRQWLKASSEASAGVPGAHRGWQVLDAAVRGEATSQTALGQRFGIDRTVLTYLLDDLERAGLVTRQPDPDDRRNRRIVATPLGVERHRGVGEALADVDAKVLSPLDAEEAARLRQLLDRLAGDSTVTACEVAQDLACTEEPPRR from the coding sequence GTGACCACCACCGAGCCCTCCGCCGCGGTACGCCGCGACCTGGGCTCGGCGCTGGGCGTGGTGCTGCGGCAGTGGCTGAAGGCGTCGTCCGAGGCGTCGGCCGGGGTTCCCGGCGCGCACCGGGGCTGGCAGGTGCTCGACGCAGCGGTCCGCGGCGAGGCGACGAGCCAGACCGCGCTGGGCCAGCGCTTCGGCATCGACCGGACCGTGCTGACGTACCTGCTCGACGACCTCGAGCGGGCCGGCCTCGTCACGCGCCAGCCCGACCCCGACGACCGGCGCAACCGCCGCATCGTCGCGACGCCGCTCGGCGTGGAGCGCCACCGTGGCGTGGGCGAGGCCCTGGCCGACGTCGATGCGAAGGTGCTGAGCCCGCTCGACGCCGAGGAGGCCGCGCGGCTGCGCCAGCTGCTCGACCGGCTGGCCGGCGACTCCACGGTCACGGCGTGCGAGGTCGCCCAGGACCTGGCGTGCACGGAGGAGCCCCCGCGCCGCTAA
- a CDS encoding serine/threonine-protein kinase, protein MELLAGRYRVLDVLGRGGSGVVHAGDDVVLGRRVALKRLHLAPATADDDTRGRALQEARAAARVVSPSVVRVFDVVEDQGVVWVVMELVDARGLDAVLRDGPLDPADAARVGLGVLDALDAVHRAGLVHRDVKPGNILVRPDGSVLLTDFGIARAPSDPSLTVTGAIVGSPAYLCPERAAGRPATPASDLWGLGATLYAAVEGRPAFQREGEVPTLFAVLHDEPELTARSGALGPVIARMLRKDPLERPGSAEVREWLTAVATGATPVLPGDEPAPRRRRPLLALLAATPAVAAAAFVLGVVLHAGAGGPAAPAQAAVPSPTPSAAAPAAVAVDVRPAAASTPAAPRSVRRAPVVRHPSAAPSAPVRHPAVQAPAPAHRGPARGPVRAPGRGKKAGPHPGKHGGHPGKHPGHPGGHGGGHPGKHGGGNGTAV, encoded by the coding sequence GTGGAGCTCCTCGCTGGTCGGTACCGCGTCCTCGACGTCCTCGGGCGCGGTGGGTCCGGGGTCGTGCACGCCGGGGACGACGTGGTCCTCGGACGGCGCGTCGCGCTCAAGCGGCTGCACCTCGCGCCCGCGACCGCGGACGACGACACCCGCGGCCGGGCGCTGCAGGAGGCCCGGGCCGCGGCCCGCGTGGTGAGCCCGTCGGTGGTCCGCGTCTTCGACGTCGTCGAGGACCAGGGCGTCGTCTGGGTCGTCATGGAGCTCGTCGACGCGCGCGGGCTCGACGCCGTTCTCCGCGACGGACCGCTGGACCCCGCGGACGCGGCGCGCGTCGGGCTGGGCGTGCTCGACGCCCTCGACGCCGTGCACCGCGCCGGGCTCGTCCACCGCGACGTGAAGCCCGGCAACATCCTCGTCCGGCCCGACGGCTCGGTCCTGCTGACCGACTTCGGCATCGCCCGGGCGCCGAGCGACCCCTCGCTCACGGTGACGGGCGCGATCGTCGGGTCGCCGGCGTACCTCTGCCCGGAGCGAGCCGCCGGACGGCCCGCCACGCCCGCCTCGGACCTCTGGGGACTCGGCGCGACGCTGTACGCCGCGGTCGAGGGCCGCCCGGCGTTCCAGCGCGAGGGCGAGGTGCCGACGCTGTTCGCGGTGCTCCACGACGAGCCGGAGCTGACCGCGCGTTCGGGGGCCCTCGGACCCGTCATCGCCCGCATGCTGCGCAAGGACCCGCTCGAGCGCCCCGGCTCGGCGGAGGTGCGCGAGTGGCTGACTGCGGTCGCTACCGGCGCCACGCCCGTGCTGCCGGGTGATGAGCCGGCGCCTCGGCGGCGCCGTCCGCTGCTCGCTCTCCTGGCCGCCACCCCCGCCGTCGCTGCGGCGGCCTTCGTGCTCGGCGTCGTGCTGCACGCCGGCGCAGGCGGTCCGGCCGCTCCGGCGCAGGCCGCCGTGCCCAGCCCGACGCCGTCCGCCGCCGCGCCCGCCGCCGTCGCGGTGGACGTGCGGCCCGCGGCGGCGAGCACCCCCGCGGCTCCCCGGTCCGTACGCCGCGCCCCGGTGGTCCGGCACCCGTCAGCCGCGCCCTCGGCCCCGGTCCGGCACCCGGCGGTGCAGGCCCCGGCCCCCGCTCACCGCGGACCTGCCCGAGGGCCGGTGCGCGCGCCAGGTCGCGGGAAGAAGGCCGGTCCGCATCCCGGGAAGCACGGCGGTCACCCGGGGAAGCACCCCGGGCATCCCGGGGGGCACGGCGGTGGGCACCCCGGGAAGCACGGCGGCGGGAACGGCACCGCCGTCTGA
- a CDS encoding MFS transporter yields the protein MTPDVLPARQQRLLLAAVVSGLLLAMLDQTVVGTALPHMVRSLGGESRYVWVVTAYLVPATVTLPVYARLSDRYGRKAMLLTGMALFLLGSLLSATATSMDQLVLWRGLQGCGAGALEGLSFILVADLYAGRRSAALQGVLAGLMGVSWIGGPLLGGLLTDTVGWRAVFLVNLPVGVLAVAAVVAYLPAGVGRHEGRSVPVDLAGIATLTLALGLVLVGLSERAQPSPSGALPGWLELRTGGALIAGVFVAAVLVAVERRAAAPVLPLALLRERRRAVIVAAATTGVSGLFAAMLLLPRYYQLARHASATSSGLLVYPLLLGLIVSVNGTGAVLRRRPDFRAPVLAGQLLAGAALLGYLGFARSTPDAVGLLLMACIGVGVGPSLSGLQVAMQTSVAPQQTAGAMGMVILLRQVGGSVALAAAGVAYAGVLDGDPARAAVATGHALAYVGGAGSLLAVLALSLLRKGDSRIAFRAPALAA from the coding sequence ATGACTCCCGACGTGCTTCCCGCGCGGCAGCAGCGCCTCCTCCTCGCCGCCGTCGTCTCGGGCCTGCTGCTCGCGATGCTCGACCAGACCGTCGTCGGCACCGCGCTGCCGCACATGGTCCGGTCGCTGGGCGGCGAGTCGCGCTACGTGTGGGTGGTGACGGCGTACCTCGTCCCCGCGACCGTGACGCTGCCGGTCTACGCGCGGCTCTCCGACCGCTACGGCCGCAAGGCGATGCTGCTGACCGGCATGGCGCTGTTCCTGCTGGGCTCGCTGCTCAGCGCGACGGCGACGAGCATGGACCAGCTGGTCCTGTGGCGCGGGCTCCAGGGCTGTGGCGCGGGCGCGCTCGAGGGGCTGTCGTTCATCCTCGTCGCCGACCTGTACGCCGGGCGCAGGAGCGCGGCGCTGCAAGGGGTCCTCGCCGGCCTCATGGGCGTCAGCTGGATCGGCGGCCCGCTGCTCGGCGGGCTGCTCACCGACACCGTCGGCTGGCGCGCGGTGTTCCTCGTCAACCTCCCCGTCGGGGTCCTCGCCGTGGCGGCGGTCGTCGCGTACCTGCCGGCGGGCGTGGGCCGGCACGAGGGCCGCAGCGTCCCCGTCGACCTCGCCGGCATCGCCACGCTCACCCTCGCGCTGGGGCTCGTGCTCGTCGGGCTCAGCGAGCGCGCGCAGCCGTCGCCGTCCGGCGCACTGCCGGGCTGGCTCGAGCTGCGCACCGGCGGCGCGCTCATCGCAGGTGTCTTCGTGGCCGCGGTCCTCGTCGCCGTCGAGCGGCGCGCCGCCGCACCGGTCCTGCCGCTGGCCCTGCTCCGGGAGCGCCGGCGCGCTGTCATCGTGGCCGCCGCGACGACCGGCGTCTCGGGGCTGTTCGCCGCGATGCTGCTGCTGCCGCGCTACTACCAGCTGGCCAGGCACGCGAGCGCGACCTCGTCCGGCCTGCTCGTCTACCCCCTGCTGCTCGGACTCATCGTCTCGGTCAACGGCACGGGCGCGGTGCTGCGCAGGCGGCCGGACTTCCGCGCGCCCGTCCTCGCCGGACAACTGCTCGCCGGCGCAGCACTCCTGGGCTACCTGGGCTTCGCGCGCTCGACGCCCGACGCCGTCGGCCTGCTGCTCATGGCCTGCATCGGCGTCGGGGTCGGCCCCTCGCTCTCCGGGCTGCAGGTCGCGATGCAGACCTCCGTGGCCCCGCAGCAGACCGCAGGCGCGATGGGCATGGTCATCCTGCTGCGCCAGGTGGGCGGGAGCGTCGCGCTCGCGGCGGCGGGCGTCGCGTACGCCGGGGTGCTGGACGGCGACCCCGCTCGCGCTGCGGTCGCGACCGGGCACGCGCTGGCGTACGTCGGAGGCGCGGGCTCCCTGCTCGCCGTGCTCGCGCTCTCCCTGCTGCGCAAGGGAGACTCACGCATCGCGTTCCGCGCTCCCGCCCTCGCCGCGTGA
- a CDS encoding GTPase has protein sequence MVTRLLSRRRRGGPDLASRVEALDTVVRLGGGGFDPELLDSARAVLDRAGARLRLSGEHTVVAVAGGTGSGKSTLVNALAGTEVSPPGVRRPTTSHSVAALWGPAGAGPLLDWLGVPERHVVDGSEELAGLVLLDLPDHDSTALDHRLEVDRLVELVDLLVWVVDPQKYADAALHERYLQRLRAHRAVTLVALNQVDLLTPEDAEVCAADLRRLLRADGLADVALVSVSARTGEGVAELQEALAGAVARRTAAVERLTADVDRAVEELDRDLGTGSPPAGGTVGRAERARLREALAVAGGVPAVEAAVEQSVRRQVHAATGWPVTRWAGRLRRDPLSRLRVDAAVEGSRSSLPPASPVARAGVDAAVRGLADAASAPLPDRWAQAVRAAARSRSGDLDDALDRAVSGTPVSAARRPWWVPPLAALQWVVTAAAVVGLLWLAALFVVDWVRLPEPPTYDVGRIPLPTTLLVLGVLAGLLIASLGSALGRRAGRRAARRAGGRLRDAVAEVGEVLVVAPVKDELQRYAVVREALRRAG, from the coding sequence GTGGTGACCCGGCTGCTCTCCCGCCGCCGTCGTGGGGGGCCGGACCTCGCCAGCCGCGTCGAGGCGCTCGACACCGTGGTCCGGCTGGGCGGCGGCGGCTTCGACCCCGAGCTGCTCGACTCGGCGCGCGCCGTGCTCGACCGCGCCGGTGCGCGGCTGCGGCTCTCTGGCGAGCACACCGTCGTCGCGGTCGCGGGCGGCACCGGCAGCGGCAAGTCGACGCTGGTCAACGCTCTTGCCGGCACCGAGGTCTCGCCCCCCGGCGTGCGCCGCCCGACCACGAGCCACTCCGTGGCCGCGCTCTGGGGCCCGGCGGGGGCCGGGCCGCTGCTCGACTGGCTGGGCGTACCCGAGCGCCACGTCGTCGACGGCTCGGAGGAGCTCGCCGGGCTCGTCCTGCTCGACCTGCCCGACCACGACTCCACCGCGCTCGACCACCGGCTCGAGGTCGATCGGCTCGTCGAGCTCGTGGACCTGCTCGTGTGGGTCGTCGACCCGCAGAAGTACGCCGACGCCGCCCTCCACGAGCGCTACCTCCAGCGGCTGCGCGCCCACCGGGCGGTGACGCTCGTCGCGCTCAACCAGGTCGACCTGCTCACCCCCGAGGACGCCGAGGTGTGTGCCGCGGACCTGCGCCGGCTGCTCCGCGCGGACGGGCTCGCCGACGTCGCGCTGGTGAGCGTCTCGGCGCGGACCGGCGAGGGGGTGGCGGAGCTGCAGGAGGCGCTCGCGGGGGCGGTCGCCCGGCGTACCGCCGCGGTCGAGCGGCTCACCGCCGACGTCGACCGGGCGGTCGAGGAGCTGGACCGCGACCTGGGGACCGGTTCGCCGCCGGCCGGCGGCACCGTCGGCCGGGCCGAGCGGGCCCGGCTGCGCGAGGCGCTCGCCGTCGCCGGCGGCGTCCCCGCGGTCGAGGCGGCGGTCGAGCAGAGCGTCCGGCGCCAGGTGCACGCCGCCACGGGCTGGCCCGTCACGCGCTGGGCCGGCAGGCTGCGCCGCGACCCGCTGTCCCGGCTGCGCGTCGACGCCGCCGTCGAGGGGTCGCGCAGCTCGCTGCCGCCGGCCTCGCCCGTGGCGCGCGCGGGGGTGGACGCCGCGGTCCGCGGGCTCGCCGACGCGGCGTCCGCGCCGCTGCCCGACCGGTGGGCCCAGGCCGTACGCGCCGCCGCCCGCTCCCGCAGCGGCGACCTCGACGACGCGCTCGACCGGGCGGTCAGCGGGACGCCGGTGAGCGCGGCCCGCCGCCCGTGGTGGGTGCCGCCCCTGGCCGCGCTGCAGTGGGTCGTCACCGCCGCCGCCGTCGTCGGCCTGCTCTGGCTCGCCGCGCTGTTCGTCGTCGACTGGGTGCGCCTGCCCGAGCCCCCGACGTACGACGTCGGCCGGATCCCGCTGCCCACGACGCTGCTCGTCCTCGGCGTGCTCGCCGGCCTCCTCATCGCCTCGCTCGGCTCCGCGCTGGGCCGCCGCGCCGGCCGGCGGGCTGCTCGTCGCGCGGGCGGGCGGCTGCGCGACGCCGTGGCCGAGGTGGGCGAGGTGCTGGTCGTCGCGCCGGTGAAGGACGAGCTCCAGCGGTACGCCGTGGTGCGCGAGGCACTGCGCCGCGCGGGCTGA